From one Streptomyces sp. Q6 genomic stretch:
- a CDS encoding glycosyltransferase family 2 protein, translating into MQSDRRPSVSVVTAVHAPYVRFLPDVWDSLRAQDLTSWEWLVQLDGPGGGAVAEALASCGADRDPRVRAEAHGTAVGPGPTRNIALARAAAPLVQNVDADDLLEPGALTTLTRALAARPHAGYAVGRARDLLPDGRLRDHPLPLKPGPVPRGTLPAHWLTAPHGYSLPVHPAGILWRRALLVELGAWTALHGMEDTGLLMAAGARATGVLVDANTLRYRKHAAQGSAQPTNFIGAGSQISLIRQRVAVLSGLPEWRDPEISVPVK; encoded by the coding sequence ATGCAATCGGACAGACGGCCGAGCGTGAGTGTCGTGACGGCGGTCCACGCGCCGTACGTACGCTTCCTGCCGGACGTCTGGGACTCCCTGCGGGCCCAGGACCTCACGTCGTGGGAGTGGCTGGTCCAACTCGACGGGCCGGGTGGGGGAGCGGTAGCCGAGGCACTGGCCTCCTGCGGCGCGGACCGCGACCCCCGGGTCCGCGCCGAGGCGCACGGCACCGCGGTCGGGCCCGGACCCACCCGCAACATCGCCCTCGCCCGCGCCGCCGCCCCGCTCGTCCAGAACGTCGACGCCGACGACCTCCTCGAACCCGGCGCCCTCACCACCCTCACCCGCGCCCTGGCCGCGCGACCGCACGCCGGTTACGCGGTGGGCCGCGCCCGCGACCTCCTGCCCGACGGCCGGCTCCGGGACCACCCGCTGCCCCTGAAGCCCGGCCCCGTGCCCCGTGGCACCCTCCCCGCCCACTGGCTGACGGCACCGCACGGCTACAGCCTCCCCGTCCACCCGGCGGGCATCCTGTGGCGGCGCGCCCTGCTCGTCGAACTCGGGGCGTGGACCGCTCTGCACGGCATGGAGGACACCGGTCTGCTGATGGCGGCGGGCGCCCGCGCCACCGGCGTACTCGTCGACGCGAACACCCTCCGCTACCGCAAGCACGCCGCCCAGGGCTCGGCGCAGCCCACGAATTTCATCGGGGCGGGGTCCCAGATTTCGTTGATACGGCAGCGGGTGGCGGTGCTCTCGGGGTTGCCCGAGTGGCGTGATCCGGAAATATCTGTGCCCGTGAAGTGA
- a CDS encoding cold-shock protein, which yields MANGTVKWFNAEKGFGFIEQDGGGPDVFAHYSNIAASGFRELQEGQKVTFDIAQGQKGPTAENIVPA from the coding sequence ATGGCTAACGGCACCGTCAAGTGGTTCAACGCGGAAAAGGGCTTCGGCTTCATCGAGCAGGATGGTGGCGGTCCTGACGTGTTCGCCCACTACTCGAACATCGCCGCTTCGGGCTTCCGCGAGCTCCAGGAGGGCCAGAAGGTCACCTTCGACATCGCGCAGGGCCAGAAGGGCCCGACGGCCGAGAACATCGTTCCGGCCTGA
- a CDS encoding SCO5918 family protein: MRCVIARFPFELTKNGVMESMKGIKPEPVTGESVIIGRRHYPVKQVGQVITRQDRRDFTAAEVLRAMERLGFTCRARAGAEPVAAVDPFQRASELLGAPAAA; encoded by the coding sequence ATGCGCTGCGTCATCGCCCGCTTTCCCTTCGAGCTCACCAAGAACGGCGTGATGGAGTCGATGAAGGGCATCAAGCCCGAACCGGTCACCGGTGAGTCGGTGATCATCGGCCGCCGCCACTACCCGGTCAAGCAGGTCGGCCAGGTCATCACCCGCCAGGACCGCCGCGACTTCACCGCCGCCGAAGTCCTGCGGGCCATGGAACGGCTCGGCTTCACCTGCCGTGCCAGGGCCGGGGCCGAACCCGTCGCCGCCGTCGACCCGTTCCAGCGGGCGTCCGAACTGCTCGGAGCCCCCGCGGCCGCCTGA
- a CDS encoding MerR family transcriptional regulator has product MTAEDSFGRLDDDDYPAYTMGRAAEMLGTTQGFLRAIGEARLITPLRSTGGHRRYSRYQLRIAARARELVDQGTPIEAACRIVILEDQLEEAQRLNAEYRRAGEAARQSDAPS; this is encoded by the coding sequence ATGACAGCAGAGGATTCGTTCGGCCGTCTCGACGACGACGACTACCCCGCCTACACCATGGGCAGGGCCGCCGAGATGCTCGGTACCACCCAGGGCTTCCTCCGGGCCATCGGCGAAGCCCGCCTCATCACCCCGCTGCGCTCGACCGGCGGACACCGGCGCTACTCCCGCTACCAGCTGCGCATCGCCGCGCGTGCCCGCGAGCTCGTCGACCAGGGCACCCCCATCGAGGCCGCCTGCCGCATCGTCATCCTCGAGGACCAGCTCGAAGAGGCTCAGCGGCTGAACGCCGAGTACCGCCGCGCCGGTGAAGCGGCCCGGCAGTCGGACGCGCCGTCCTAG
- a CDS encoding 2-phosphosulfolactate phosphatase, whose amino-acid sequence MDARFLGTAELTEAPSVAVVVDVMRAFTVAAWAFAQGAEKIVLAGSLDEALALKARHPRWVALKDGPPAPGFDAVNSPGLLRSTDLKGRTVVQKTTAGTVGALAVKDASLVLCAGFVVAEATARLLRERAADDVTYVVTGEDGHADEDLACAQYIAGRAAGSGTDAAAFLARAARSRAAAELAQGIRQGVHPDDVALCLELDRFPFAMVAAPEGAIMVLRPCAVAPF is encoded by the coding sequence ATGGACGCACGTTTCCTCGGGACAGCCGAGCTGACCGAAGCCCCTTCCGTCGCGGTCGTCGTCGACGTCATGCGGGCCTTCACGGTCGCGGCATGGGCCTTCGCGCAGGGCGCGGAGAAGATCGTTCTCGCCGGGTCGCTGGACGAGGCGCTGGCGCTCAAGGCGCGGCATCCGCGGTGGGTGGCGCTCAAGGACGGTCCGCCCGCGCCCGGGTTCGACGCCGTTAACTCACCGGGTCTGCTGCGCTCCACCGACCTCAAGGGACGGACCGTGGTGCAGAAGACCACGGCCGGGACGGTCGGCGCACTCGCGGTCAAGGACGCGTCGCTCGTGCTGTGCGCCGGATTCGTGGTCGCGGAGGCGACGGCCCGGCTCCTGCGGGAACGCGCGGCCGACGACGTCACGTACGTGGTGACCGGCGAGGACGGTCACGCCGACGAGGATCTGGCGTGCGCCCAGTACATCGCGGGAAGGGCCGCAGGGTCCGGGACGGATGCGGCCGCGTTCCTCGCTCGCGCCGCGCGCTCGCGCGCCGCCGCCGAGCTGGCGCAGGGAATACGCCAAGGAGTTCACCCTGATGACGTCGCGCTCTGCCTGGAGCTCGACCGATTCCCCTTCGCCATGGTGGCGGCCCCGGAAGGCGCGATCATGGTCCTGCGCCCGTGCGCCGTGGCGCCGTTCTAG
- a CDS encoding DUF5994 family protein: MTATITPSPTLTTLTTLPPPSARVALKSPTGRGLLDGAWWPRSRDLAAELPALSAELDPLWGRITRVAVNPMLWPVVPRSVAVHGHVLKIGWFTPELDPHKLLLLSYGSGRWDLLVIPPETDEASARRLMSAACDPDGPPLTATDLIAAETARDATVGDRPQSPQESWEYEGGATSTHSVRTAAGW, encoded by the coding sequence ATGACCGCGACCATCACGCCCTCCCCCACCCTCACGACCCTCACCACCCTGCCGCCACCGTCCGCCCGTGTGGCGCTGAAGTCCCCGACCGGCCGCGGCCTGCTCGACGGCGCCTGGTGGCCCCGCTCGCGCGACCTCGCCGCCGAACTCCCCGCCCTGTCGGCCGAACTCGATCCGCTGTGGGGACGCATCACCCGCGTCGCCGTCAACCCGATGCTCTGGCCGGTCGTCCCGCGCAGCGTGGCGGTCCACGGCCATGTGCTCAAGATCGGCTGGTTCACCCCTGAACTCGACCCGCACAAGCTGCTGTTGCTGTCCTACGGCAGCGGCCGCTGGGACCTCCTGGTGATCCCGCCCGAGACGGACGAGGCGAGCGCCCGCCGGCTCATGAGCGCGGCCTGCGACCCGGACGGGCCGCCGCTGACCGCCACCGATCTCATCGCCGCCGAGACCGCGCGCGACGCCACCGTGGGCGACCGCCCGCAGAGCCCGCAGGAGTCGTGGGAGTACGAGGGCGGCGCCACCTCCACCCACTCCGTCCGCACGGCCGCCGGGTGGTGA
- a CDS encoding acyl-CoA desaturase produces the protein MSLLSTPRTATPRPDGDYDGTSPFPEGSSPPRDGGARLDVTVTAMIVALPFLALGVLGWLLWGRLIHPSDIVLGVALYAITGFGVTVGFHRGLTHGSYQAVRPVRVALAVAGSMSFQGDVVSWVATHRRHHAFTDRPGDPHSPYRYGTHLRGQLRGLLDAHVGWLFRNDPTPPERYAPDLLADPDIRAISRAFPLLCLVTLALPFGLGWAIGGSWLYGVTGLLWAGLVRIALLHHVTWSVNSLCHMIGDRPFRTRRHDRATNLWPLALLSFGESWHNLHHAEPTSARHGVGRGQIDPSAALIRLLERLGLVHDVRWPTPERVAARRL, from the coding sequence ATGTCCCTGCTCTCCACTCCGCGTACCGCCACACCCCGGCCCGACGGGGACTACGACGGCACATCGCCCTTCCCTGAAGGAAGTTCGCCACCGCGGGACGGCGGTGCGCGTCTCGACGTGACGGTGACAGCCATGATCGTCGCGCTGCCGTTCCTGGCGCTCGGCGTCCTCGGATGGCTGCTGTGGGGGCGGTTGATCCACCCCAGCGACATCGTGCTCGGAGTCGCCCTCTACGCGATCACGGGGTTCGGCGTCACGGTCGGCTTCCACCGCGGTCTCACCCACGGCAGTTACCAGGCCGTCCGCCCCGTGCGCGTCGCGCTCGCGGTGGCGGGATCGATGAGTTTCCAGGGCGATGTCGTCAGCTGGGTCGCCACGCACCGCCGCCACCACGCGTTCACCGACCGCCCCGGAGACCCGCACTCCCCGTACCGCTACGGCACCCATCTGCGCGGCCAGTTGCGCGGCCTGCTGGACGCTCACGTCGGCTGGCTGTTCCGCAACGACCCGACACCGCCCGAGCGTTACGCCCCCGACCTGCTCGCCGACCCCGACATCCGCGCGATCTCCCGCGCCTTCCCGCTGCTGTGCCTGGTCACCCTCGCCCTGCCGTTCGGCCTGGGCTGGGCGATCGGCGGCAGCTGGCTCTACGGAGTAACCGGCCTGCTGTGGGCCGGACTTGTCCGGATCGCTCTGCTGCACCACGTCACCTGGAGCGTGAACTCGCTGTGCCACATGATTGGTGACCGCCCGTTCCGCACCCGACGGCACGACCGCGCCACCAACCTGTGGCCGCTCGCCCTGCTCTCCTTCGGCGAGAGCTGGCACAACCTCCACCACGCGGAGCCGACCAGCGCCCGGCACGGCGTGGGCCGCGGCCAGATCGACCCTTCGGCCGCCCTCATCCGTCTCCTCGAACGCCTCGGACTCGTGCACGACGTGCGCTGGCCGACGCCGGAACGCGTCGCCGCCCGCCGCCTCTGA
- a CDS encoding DUF5994 family protein → MTLAPQPPLSSQPLLRLRLAPQAGGPRAIDGAWWPRSYDLMAELPPLLAGLPRAWGTIAGVLLNGALWSPTPGRMFVAGQVVSLHRSLAATAAHTVVLTAPGHGRWDLIVVPPDTAEEAAEPIMARAAGTRATAATRDGRVGARRDSGPGARRRSRGTPAGDRTHGGPEGG, encoded by the coding sequence ATGACACTCGCACCGCAACCCCCGCTTTCCTCCCAGCCCCTGCTCCGGCTGCGGCTGGCACCCCAGGCCGGTGGGCCCCGCGCTATCGACGGGGCATGGTGGCCGCGCTCGTACGACCTGATGGCCGAACTCCCGCCGCTGCTCGCCGGGTTGCCCCGCGCCTGGGGGACCATCGCGGGCGTCCTGCTCAACGGCGCGCTGTGGTCGCCGACGCCGGGCCGGATGTTCGTCGCCGGACAGGTCGTCAGCCTGCACCGGAGCCTGGCCGCCACCGCCGCGCACACCGTCGTCCTCACGGCGCCGGGCCACGGGCGGTGGGACCTGATCGTCGTACCCCCGGATACGGCGGAGGAGGCCGCGGAGCCGATCATGGCGCGGGCCGCGGGCACGAGGGCGACCGCCGCCACGCGTGACGGGCGGGTGGGTGCTCGTCGTGACTCCGGCCCTGGTGCCCGCCGTCGCTCACGCGGCACGCCGGCGGGCGACCGGACGCATGGTGGGCCCGAGGGTGGGTAG
- a CDS encoding PQQ-binding-like beta-propeller repeat protein, with protein sequence MPSPWRRHSDAPLSHPQAVIETALPLRGLGRVPQVIEGDLSLLTYVDATKSYDYRRVRADGTVLWHQAYPSGGYASAAYNSGTNSLCGPSGYFGYVEIDWETGDLIRRYYLERRVRATPVPVDSGFMATAGNRIYRLSQDSGVRHGEQERHVFFGHAVTHDGLFITAGVERDGTDTFTIVAAFDTNTLEQVWHTRLAEAVMPSCDTSGLVLHGGTVYINLPGPMSAAVDARTGSLVWRSELPTDASRPSIVCRSRPTIETVTDSSPNLLVTSLQGEVFSLDALSGALNWTSVPDVSAGIWSPAIAIGDDIVVHSGVFLFGLAPRTGESRWCTPVGFDAYTMPVEVDGRIVLCGGDPPNDGYLAVINPSCKTPPPQVTTAYQQGESRDVLSIVFSPSASSQKIDVTVDLRMFGRSAHEKLHPDLTGRLEWRGDVLPTKRLGESVVYATVHTAGQDTILPIYIDAGARTHPSEPSALAMDTDEMPGTQERRTDSGGLVVSAVARRHGHDLDPDEIENAAAWMRDEGISPHFIWRSGAERILMASQLPLPESQGRSIDTQEIERVLSAWEKDQVSN encoded by the coding sequence ATGCCGAGCCCTTGGCGCCGCCATAGCGACGCACCATTGTCTCATCCGCAGGCGGTTATCGAGACGGCACTCCCACTCAGGGGGTTGGGTCGGGTTCCGCAGGTCATCGAGGGTGACCTGTCACTCTTGACCTACGTGGATGCGACAAAGTCGTACGACTATCGACGTGTTCGCGCGGACGGGACGGTCCTATGGCATCAGGCCTACCCCTCTGGCGGGTACGCGTCTGCGGCCTACAATAGTGGCACTAATTCCCTCTGTGGACCGTCCGGTTACTTCGGTTACGTCGAAATTGATTGGGAAACCGGCGATCTCATCAGGCGCTATTACCTTGAGCGTCGAGTTCGCGCTACACCCGTACCCGTGGATTCCGGTTTCATGGCTACAGCAGGAAACCGGATCTACCGACTCTCTCAGGACAGCGGGGTCCGCCACGGCGAGCAGGAAAGGCACGTGTTCTTCGGTCACGCGGTGACCCACGACGGCCTGTTCATCACGGCCGGGGTCGAGCGTGACGGCACTGACACGTTCACGATCGTCGCGGCGTTCGATACGAACACCCTCGAGCAGGTATGGCACACGCGGCTTGCCGAGGCCGTCATGCCCAGCTGTGACACCAGCGGGCTGGTCCTTCATGGCGGGACCGTCTACATCAACTTGCCGGGCCCCATGTCCGCGGCAGTGGATGCGAGGACGGGATCGCTGGTGTGGCGGAGCGAGCTCCCGACGGACGCGAGCAGGCCGTCCATCGTGTGCCGAAGTCGCCCCACCATCGAAACCGTGACTGATAGCAGCCCGAACCTGCTGGTCACCAGCCTGCAGGGCGAAGTGTTCAGCCTCGACGCGCTGTCCGGGGCCCTCAACTGGACGTCAGTCCCGGATGTAAGCGCCGGTATCTGGTCCCCGGCCATCGCAATCGGCGACGACATCGTTGTCCACAGCGGTGTGTTCCTCTTTGGTCTCGCACCGCGGACCGGCGAGTCACGTTGGTGCACGCCGGTCGGCTTCGACGCGTACACGATGCCGGTCGAAGTGGACGGACGGATCGTCCTGTGTGGCGGCGACCCGCCGAACGACGGCTACCTGGCCGTCATCAACCCCAGCTGCAAGACGCCGCCGCCCCAGGTGACCACGGCCTATCAGCAGGGCGAATCGCGGGACGTGCTGTCCATCGTGTTCAGCCCCTCCGCTTCATCCCAGAAGATCGATGTCACCGTCGACCTGCGGATGTTCGGACGCTCCGCCCACGAGAAACTGCACCCCGACCTGACCGGACGCCTGGAATGGCGGGGAGACGTCCTGCCGACCAAGCGATTGGGCGAAAGCGTCGTCTACGCCACCGTCCACACGGCCGGGCAGGACACCATCCTGCCGATCTACATCGATGCTGGCGCTCGTACGCATCCGTCCGAACCCAGCGCCTTGGCGATGGACACGGACGAAATGCCCGGGACACAGGAACGGCGCACCGATTCCGGAGGCCTCGTCGTATCCGCGGTCGCCCGCCGCCACGGTCACGACCTCGATCCTGACGAGATCGAGAACGCGGCTGCGTGGATGAGGGACGAAGGCATCAGCCCGCACTTCATCTGGCGTTCGGGAGCCGAGCGCATTCTTATGGCCTCTCAGCTGCCCCTGCCCGAGTCGCAGGGGCGCTCCATAGACACCCAGGAGATAGAGCGCGTTCTGTCCGCCTGGGAAAAGGACCAGGTCAGCAACTGA
- a CDS encoding MFS transporter, with protein MGKRRSLSLFWAGYAASQIGTAAWRLALPWVALVQTSSVWSLVAVSLATIVPELVFGPLGGTLADRLPRLPTLMTMDAGRMVLYGITCLLVIGSGDHSSAITYGLTAVQALDASVGILYTSTRTAVLRELSTHADVPLKSLLGKDRAVRNTADIVGTGAGGAMVAATSMSVVLGVNAASFLLALIGLSLVWSLFPREARWVRPATKARDGKSFTWEGARIAKHQPLVRDALSRQLVLNLPMPVITLGFPLILEARGASATMLGLTWAAFSLGSLGMSLYTGRRKDESMGNRPRRGWLITAGATFLLAAALTLPTPCMPVLLVVLGVLFTRTLLDANLQWQTRLDSQVTGRVAALASVLARVAAVLSTVAVAAVASWGHKSAGLPSTALAITVIALGFLMAAPCGDTASAGAEPAPTPPARTVGTR; from the coding sequence ATGGGAAAACGCCGCAGTCTGTCGCTGTTCTGGGCAGGATACGCCGCCTCCCAGATAGGCACCGCGGCATGGCGGCTCGCACTGCCGTGGGTCGCTTTGGTGCAGACCAGCAGCGTGTGGTCTTTGGTGGCCGTATCACTGGCGACGATCGTTCCGGAGCTTGTATTTGGTCCCCTAGGCGGAACGCTGGCCGATCGGCTGCCGCGCCTGCCGACCTTGATGACCATGGACGCGGGCCGCATGGTTCTCTATGGGATCACTTGTCTCCTCGTTATCGGGTCGGGGGACCATTCCTCGGCGATCACCTACGGGCTCACTGCGGTCCAGGCCCTGGATGCCAGTGTCGGGATCCTGTACACCTCCACGCGTACGGCAGTGTTGCGCGAGCTCTCCACTCACGCTGATGTGCCGCTCAAGAGCCTTCTGGGCAAGGACCGTGCTGTCCGCAACACCGCCGACATCGTCGGAACCGGCGCGGGCGGTGCCATGGTGGCCGCTACCTCAATGTCGGTTGTGCTGGGAGTGAATGCCGCTTCCTTCCTGCTGGCCCTCATCGGACTCAGTTTGGTCTGGTCACTGTTCCCTCGCGAGGCCCGGTGGGTTCGGCCTGCCACAAAAGCGCGCGATGGGAAGTCCTTCACCTGGGAAGGAGCACGTATCGCCAAGCACCAGCCGCTTGTCCGTGACGCACTCAGCAGGCAATTGGTCCTCAACCTTCCCATGCCTGTCATCACCCTCGGCTTTCCGCTCATTCTCGAGGCCAGAGGCGCCTCAGCCACGATGCTCGGACTCACCTGGGCCGCCTTTTCCCTAGGGTCCCTGGGCATGTCGCTCTACACCGGGCGGCGAAAGGATGAGTCGATGGGAAATCGCCCCCGCCGGGGCTGGCTGATCACCGCCGGGGCCACCTTCCTCTTGGCCGCCGCCCTAACGCTTCCGACACCCTGCATGCCTGTCCTCCTTGTCGTCCTGGGTGTCCTGTTCACGCGCACGCTGCTGGATGCCAACCTTCAATGGCAGACCCGGCTCGATTCGCAAGTCACCGGACGAGTCGCCGCTTTGGCCTCCGTGCTCGCCAGAGTCGCGGCCGTCTTGTCAACGGTGGCCGTCGCAGCCGTCGCCTCCTGGGGGCACAAGAGCGCAGGACTTCCCTCAACAGCACTCGCCATAACGGTCATCGCGCTGGGCTTCCTCATGGCCGCGCCCTGCGGCGACACGGCATCGGCAGGGGCAGAACCCGCTCCGACACCACCGGCACGAACTGTCGGCACCCGCTGA
- a CDS encoding class I SAM-dependent methyltransferase: MTTDNDRRVESNRTLWNEWAARHGDKAMAATVKRLQPVGSTTLRDFEVEDIGDVAQARLLHLQCMFGADTISWSRQGARATGLDFSEEAIHVARRIAERLDDPTQFHCAEIEEFEASHAGSFDVVYASRGVVRWLPDLNQWFSHVARLLKPGGLFHLNDTHPILKTLREDALEPTPTYAYFSTSSPSRIPVPRAGSNGQAAKYLWTHDLGAIVTAAAGAGLTVSRLCEYPWTERELPFLQRGVPAYRWRLKNGELPLHFSFKAVRPRYETASA, translated from the coding sequence GTGACTACGGACAACGACCGGCGAGTCGAGTCCAACCGCACGCTGTGGAACGAGTGGGCTGCCCGCCACGGTGACAAAGCCATGGCCGCGACGGTGAAGCGGCTCCAGCCCGTCGGATCCACCACGCTCCGCGACTTCGAGGTCGAAGACATCGGAGACGTAGCCCAAGCCCGCTTGCTGCATCTGCAGTGCATGTTCGGTGCAGACACCATCAGTTGGAGCCGCCAAGGGGCACGCGCAACCGGTCTCGACTTCTCTGAGGAAGCCATCCACGTAGCCCGTCGCATAGCCGAGCGACTGGATGATCCCACGCAGTTTCACTGCGCAGAGATCGAGGAATTCGAAGCATCGCACGCAGGGAGCTTTGACGTCGTATATGCCTCGCGGGGTGTTGTGCGCTGGTTGCCCGACCTGAACCAATGGTTCAGCCACGTAGCTCGCTTGCTGAAACCCGGCGGCCTCTTCCATCTGAACGACACCCACCCAATCCTCAAGACGCTACGTGAAGACGCACTTGAGCCCACACCCACGTACGCCTACTTCTCGACAAGCAGCCCAAGTCGCATCCCGGTGCCGCGGGCCGGCTCGAACGGGCAGGCCGCGAAGTATCTTTGGACACATGATCTAGGTGCCATTGTCACTGCTGCGGCAGGTGCTGGGCTGACCGTATCCCGGCTATGCGAATACCCCTGGACCGAACGCGAACTTCCTTTCCTGCAAAGGGGTGTGCCAGCCTATCGCTGGAGACTAAAAAATGGCGAACTCCCTCTACATTTCTCCTTTAAGGCCGTGAGGCCGAGATATGAAACCGCTTCGGCTTAA
- a CDS encoding NUDIX domain-containing protein, whose translation MIRAPASTRPVCPPSSRSPNRHRPRTRTAASSARTSSSYGHLPTGHREPGESTLACLVREYAEETGLTVAPTDLRLVHTLDHLAPDSLIPRIQMFFTATHCHSSHSSR comes from the coding sequence GTGATCCGCGCCCCCGCCTCGACACGACCGGTCTGCCCGCCGTCCTCCAGATCACCGAACCGGCACCGGCCGCGCACCAGGACCGCAGCATCGTCGGCGCGCACCTCGTCCTCGTACGGGCATCTGCCGACCGGTCACCGCGAGCCCGGCGAGTCCACGCTCGCGTGCCTGGTCCGCGAGTACGCCGAGGAGACCGGCCTCACCGTAGCCCCCACGGACCTCCGACTGGTCCACACCCTGGACCACCTCGCCCCGGACAGCCTGATCCCCCGCATCCAGATGTTCTTCACCGCCACGCACTGTCACTCCTCACACTCAAGCCGTTGA
- a CDS encoding ABC transporter ATP-binding protein, with protein sequence MRILRRPRVAEPKVSASEQELFGGPLRYDMGWTEHEHARLELTLWTALRSTPRQVWGTLRRAWRADRGALVSVGFCEIGQGIVTAVNLLVLNAVMHALLGTGTPADRVRTALPALAVGAGAAVVNSALASWSTSRAGRLEPLVERIATTEYLDAAQAVELEAIEDPAFRRLLDVAYYGPTYARRMISTCVAGLNSAIGLVSTAGILLVLHWALIPMLLLIVAPRGWGAMRVAQRRYVSVLNWVEHLRASRLIGNLLTERSAAQEVRLHGVGPYLLARYRDMAENAEEEQQRLANGKAATELLATALSGLATAATYAVMFWLITGGRMSLAVAGTAVFAIRSGSASLGSLVMTVNDLHEESLYVQDHERFLVEAARRAIPRGGAAPPERVDAIALDRVGYRYPDRDEPALHEVSLTLPMGSVTAVVGDNGAGKSTLVKIISGLLVPSTGSVSWGGCPVTGLDRFQLFERVGQLTQDFQRWPMTAAMNIRIGRPEHPVTEGELDRSVRFAGVAPVLAKLPDGLNTLLARMFRGATELSGGEWQKVGLARSHRRTETSVADSVLIVDEPTSALDPEAEIRAFDRIRELASPHRAVVLVTHRMSGVRWADHIYVLNKGRVVEHGTHDELVAADRQYASMFRVQAAQYGTTLPRPTRPPATESA encoded by the coding sequence ATGAGGATCCTGCGCCGTCCGCGAGTGGCCGAGCCCAAGGTCTCCGCCTCCGAGCAGGAGCTGTTCGGAGGGCCGCTGCGCTACGACATGGGATGGACCGAACACGAGCACGCCCGGCTGGAGTTGACGCTGTGGACCGCCCTGCGCTCCACGCCCCGCCAGGTGTGGGGCACGCTGCGGCGCGCTTGGCGGGCCGACCGGGGCGCCCTGGTGAGCGTCGGCTTCTGCGAGATCGGGCAGGGGATCGTCACCGCGGTGAACCTCCTCGTCCTGAACGCCGTCATGCACGCCCTGCTGGGCACGGGGACCCCGGCCGACCGGGTCCGCACGGCCCTGCCGGCGCTGGCCGTCGGCGCGGGCGCCGCCGTGGTCAACTCGGCCCTGGCGAGCTGGTCGACCTCGCGCGCGGGCCGTCTGGAGCCGCTCGTCGAGCGGATCGCCACGACGGAGTACCTGGACGCGGCGCAGGCGGTCGAGCTGGAGGCGATCGAGGACCCGGCCTTCCGGCGGCTGCTCGACGTCGCCTACTACGGCCCCACCTACGCCCGCCGCATGATCTCCACCTGCGTCGCGGGGCTGAACAGCGCGATCGGGCTCGTCTCGACCGCGGGCATCCTGCTGGTGCTCCACTGGGCCCTCATCCCGATGCTGCTGCTGATCGTGGCGCCCCGGGGCTGGGGCGCGATGCGGGTCGCGCAGCGCCGCTACGTGTCCGTACTGAACTGGGTCGAGCACCTGCGGGCCAGTCGCCTCATCGGCAATCTGCTGACCGAGCGGAGCGCGGCCCAGGAGGTGAGGCTGCACGGCGTGGGCCCCTATCTGCTCGCCCGCTACCGGGACATGGCCGAGAACGCGGAGGAGGAGCAGCAGCGGCTGGCCAACGGCAAGGCCGCGACGGAACTCCTGGCGACCGCGCTGTCCGGCCTCGCCACGGCGGCGACCTACGCGGTGATGTTCTGGCTGATCACGGGCGGGCGGATGAGCCTGGCCGTCGCCGGTACCGCGGTGTTCGCCATCCGCTCGGGCTCGGCCAGCCTCGGCTCCCTGGTGATGACCGTCAACGACCTCCACGAGGAGTCGCTGTACGTCCAGGACCACGAGCGTTTCCTGGTCGAGGCGGCCCGGCGCGCCATCCCCCGGGGCGGCGCGGCACCGCCGGAGCGCGTCGACGCGATCGCCCTGGACCGGGTCGGCTACCGCTACCCCGACCGGGACGAACCCGCCCTGCACGAGGTGTCGTTGACCCTGCCCATGGGCAGCGTGACAGCCGTGGTCGGTGACAACGGCGCGGGCAAGTCCACCCTCGTGAAGATCATCAGCGGCCTTCTCGTCCCCAGCACCGGATCGGTCTCCTGGGGCGGCTGCCCCGTCACCGGGCTGGACCGCTTCCAGCTCTTCGAACGGGTCGGACAGCTGACCCAGGACTTCCAGCGATGGCCCATGACGGCCGCGATGAACATCCGCATCGGCCGCCCCGAACACCCAGTCACCGAGGGCGAGTTGGACCGGTCGGTTCGGTTCGCCGGAGTCGCCCCGGTGCTCGCGAAACTGCCCGACGGGCTCAACACCCTGCTGGCCCGCATGTTCCGGGGCGCGACCGAACTGTCCGGCGGCGAGTGGCAGAAGGTGGGCCTGGCGCGCTCGCACCGGCGCACCGAGACCTCCGTCGCGGACAGCGTCCTGATCGTCGACGAGCCGACCTCGGCCCTCGACCCCGAGGCCGAGATCCGCGCCTTCGACCGCATCCGCGAACTGGCCTCTCCCCACCGCGCCGTGGTGCTGGTGACCCACCGCATGTCCGGGGTGCGCTGGGCGGATCACATCTACGTCCTCAACAAGGGCCGCGTCGTCGAGCACGGCACCCATGACGAACTCGTCGCGGCCGACCGTCAGTACGCGTCCATGTTCCGCGTCCAGGCCGCGCAGTACGGCACGACCCTGCCCCGCCCGACCCGCCCCCCGGCCACCGAATCCGCCTGA